In Mercenaria mercenaria strain notata chromosome 13, MADL_Memer_1, whole genome shotgun sequence, the DNA window tcaggaccatcatggtcctcttgttttacaacTTATGGGAACCTCTGTACTGATGACATTTTGCTATGTGATGTGAAAACGAGTCAAAGTATTCATTATTGGCctgaaagatataaattttattcagatttttttgttTGGAAAACTACTATATGATAGTAAGAAATACAGTGCGGATTTCCAAAATCCCCCATGATAGTTTCATGCTTCAGTATGAATGacgaaatcaaaaaatgaaatttcctccTCAATAAGTTATTTTTGTTAGATATAATTCAACATCATTGTTAAAAAATCAGATGTGTGTTTGACTTATAAAAGATTgctaaaaatacagcaaaatttagCAGCTACGAAACTGTCCAATTTGGTGGTCCTCAACCAGTAGTACTTAGAAGACACTTGTACTCACAAACTTCATAGGGAGACAGCTTTTGATTAATAGATGACCagtttgtttttggggtcaaaagtcattttcactgTGACCTGGAGACTGAGAATGGTTTAcgataaaaaaaaccaaaaaactaaTGAATGCTTTTGCATTATGGTGACCATGTAAGCTTCATAGGATTGTTTGTGGTCAGAATATAACCCCTATCAATTTTTTGGTCAGTAAGTCATAAGTAATGGTTAGTGATCTCGAGATAAAACAATCAATACCTGGAGGCTAGAGAATACTTAGATCCATGGCTGTCAAACTTTGTAGCATAATAATTGTGAATGGCCATTCAGTGACCCCTATTATTTCAGGGATCAGGTCTAAGTTTATATCAGTACCTGTAGAATGCTTGAGGTTATAGTCATCAAACTTCCTAGCATGTTTATTGCCAGTGATCTGTCATCCCTGTTGTGTTAAGGGTTAAGATGTCAAAGGCCAAGGATGCAGTGACTTGGagagttttaaaatatatatggttTATACCAGGAGACTTTTTACAAACTTCAGTGCATTTTTGTCTTAAGTTCAGTAGATGATCCCCTGTCGGTTTTGGGACCATAAGGTCAAAGGTCGTGATCAAAGCATACTACAGACTGAAAATTACACATCTGGTTGCCTTTGTCAGGCCATTATGGACAGGCTCGACTGTGTTTTTATTAACAGCTCTTCTAAGTACAGGTTGAATGTATTGAAAAATAGGTAGACTGCAAGGAATTCGAGGATAAGGGGCTGTACTGATACATGTTAAGAAACATGTATCCCCtaagtacatgtaactaacaGGTATATGACTCATAAGGAAAAGGTAaattttaatctgtttttaaacAATAGTTGATTAATTGGACATGATACATTTGCCATGAAAATGATTTCATTCAGTACATTTATGCTCAATGAAACTATTGATATTATGAATTAGATgagattttaacattttatggagGAATATAAATCTTATTTTGGATTTGTAGACAATGATGAATAAGCATGTTTATTATTGATATTCTTATACTAGGGCAAAGCATCTATTATCGGCCCTTGTAGCTGTAATATTATGTGCTAGCCTTCGTAAATCTGTCATTCCATTTTCCGccaaatacatttttgtagtaccatttgaaataacatttttcatgggTCAACTTCAGTACTTTTAGTAactgtttaagaaaatatatccAATGAAAATCTTTGCTACATTTTACACAATAAGTGTAGCATATATCGACCCTTGCATCATTTATCGACCCCCTAAAAGTACTgaagtttttcttaaaaaattaaagttaatgAAATTTGTTATGcgacaaacaaggagattctcgaaTGATGAGCACGTGTTGGTAaatgttgcgggtccaacgtaagcaagtTAGGGATCCCAAATCAGTTTTGGCCGAAGTCAAAAGGCCCGAGATTTATAAAATCGTTTCATCtgcctttttatatttttctattatttgtagATCTCATCAACCATGTTTAGGTTCAATTTAATCTGAGTTGCTGAGTTGTAGATAATCCATTAAGGATATATACTTATGAAGTGTGTGTGTATCGATTTCCATTACCCTCGGTACCTGTATGTTGTGTAAGGATGCCGTTGTGCAGAGTAAAGCTTGTTTTCATTATAGATCTATAACCGTATCAAAGAATGCATGACTCGCACTTATTttccataaatttaaaaaagaaattaccatgtcCAAAATGCTAAATACACATTTGTAAATATCTGCtcgaatttttaaaataattatactgtTACTGTGGCCCCGGAAAGGCGCTTGGCCTGTGCCATCATAGAGACCTAATAGTCTCAGTTTTTTCAACTGCAGGGCAGACTGATTTCACAGACTGTCATTTACCATATATCTTTATATTTCTATGttcattattatatagattattGGCGTTATCAGCATTTAAATGTCATCAAACCTGTTATGAAACTTTACAGTCGGGGGTCGATAAATGATACAATGTATAAAGAGCATAACGTATTATCGACCCTGCTATTACTGTTAATTAAACCGAGATAAATGgacatttcaataaattttaccGATCTACTTTCTTTTCTTGGAATAACTTTTCATAACAGAACTCCAGAAACAGAAAACAGTGATACATgagattgtcaaaaatttcaCACTCTCCTTATCTGTGACAATTATTTTcaaccaaattttttcaaatttctccTGGCAGCAAAACTTGGCTAATAAACAAATTTCGCGAAGAGGtatgatgacgtcataaactgCCTCACTATCTGTTTTACTTCATGTGACAAAATATGCGAATATAAAGGAGAACTCGAGAGGGGTCGATATTTGAAGGGGGTTGACATTAGATGCAGTTGCTCTAGTACTGGTATAcaacatgtataatacatttttctttagtTTTGAACATTAAGTGCTTATTTATTCAAGTAGATAATgacattgtgttttgttttgtgtgttaTTATAATCTTAGTGTATATCCAAGCTTCCTGAAAAATTAATACCTTGTGGTCTGtgtttattgtaccccccgacaacaaagttgtaagggggtgtaaaCTGGTTTCagattgtctgtctgtctgtctgtccgtagacgcaatcttgtgcgcaccatctctccttatccccttgacagaatttaatgaaacttcacacaagtgatcagtaccaacagtagttgtgcatggggcatgttaggttcttttagaaaaaaaatttgcagagttatgggacttttgtttttttgttactatactatatacatagacacaatcttgtgcgcaccatctctcctcatccccttgacacaatttaatgaaacttcacacaagtgatcagtaccaacagtagttgtgcatggggcatgttaggttctttcagcgacaaaaattgcagagttatgggactttgtttcttgttaacatactatgtacatacagtctgcatatgcaatcttgtgcgtgcctaatctaccaaacccttgcacacaatttaatgaaacttcacacaggtgatcagtaccaaccctagttgtgcatggtgcatgttacattcttttagataaatattctgcatagttatgggactttgtttttgttactatactgtattatacatacagtctatataaatacagtccacataattatgcagtcttgtgtgcgtcaaattgcaatgtactgtgtcagtgcatgcggggggtacattcatcacctttagtgatagctctagttctgtTTGAGGtgacaatataaaacattttatagcaACTGTTTGTGCAAATTGTCGAAAtagattcattcagtatttgaTAGAAAGAAAAGAATAAggtaacttttaaattgttgCATTCATTTATTTGTCATGAATATTTGTTATGGCTTGATGAacaatatatttgttatattttacagttttttgttattcacgtacattttgtataatttagcCTTCATAATAAAGTTTTATACTTTGCAATATATTGTTTCTTTTGATAACCGTGTACCATCGGCATGGTTGTTTTTTCTTGGTCCTTTTATGTCTAAACAGTCTTTTCACCTGTTCTAGATAGTTGAGCTGCATATCACTGATTAGAGCAGTAATGCATATCATCTGGTATGAAAAGTGGTGCCTTTCTAGTTGTAAGTGTACCTAAATACAAACTGAGTGTCTTTTGGTTACCTTCTATTACCTGTGCCTACTGAGCATCTCCTTTGCAAGgtcattttatgtttttgataacAGTGCAGGATACAGAAAGTGCTTGTATTTCAGAAACTACTCTAGTTGAAGTTGAATGATGCCTACTGTGTGCCAAGTGTGAAGCAGCCATAGAAAGGATATTTATTCTGTGCCAGCATGATAAACATCAATGAAAAAATGAGGTGCTGGAGTGTAGACATACacatatatatagagagaggaTATTATTATTGTCTTTTCAAACtgattttattaaacaagttgaattgAATACTAAATATGAGGCTTTGCTGTgcatttcatcaaattttattcaaattggaAAATGGAAAGACACAAGACTCCATTTTAACTCTTGAAGTTGACCTTGGGTAATCCAGTTTCAGAactaacctagatttcatagagataaGATTCCTAAAATGTTACATAGAGCTTCGTTAGAAATGCTGGCTCTTGGATTGTTAACaatgtcttctttttttaagtgacctagctttttaccctagatgacccagtaACAAACTTGTTCAAGAAATTTTGAcagttacattctgaccaagttccattaagattgggccaaaatttcgacctctagattgttaacagaTAATTGCTGACAACAGATGACGGACACGGTgtgatcataatagctcaccttgagcactttatgctctGGTTAGGTAATaaaacacaaagtttttcttttcaacaTTGAAGCACATCAATTTCAGTGACCAGGGCCTGTATTCACAAATGTTTagactttaaaatacaaaatattcattttgctcTACCATTGTCAAATAAATCATACTGTTAATGTACTATTAACAGAGTTAGGATAACTTGTATACTAGTAAACATTGGTAAATACTGACTCATGACTAAGCAAAGTAATGCAGCTTATCATGCTTATAATATGCATCAatttaacccttgccctgctaaatttctaaaatgaacatGTCCaattttcaatttggacaataccattaactgttaataggggtgcataccaaaacgatactgactgaatggcaaacaacACAggtgtgcagactgatcatgatctgcaattgtcgcaaaggcagaatcaattgtgtccagcatgataagggttaagaaataCATCAACTACCAACACTTAGAAATGAAGACTAGAGATCCTTGGCAGAACAGTGAAAATTTATACCACAATTTTCCAGAATGAAATGCAATTATTTTTGCTTATTGGTATATTAAAGGTGATAAATTCTAAGCCTCACTTTTTGCCTGAAGGTCTTGTATTAAAAGAAGAACAGGTTTTACTTTatgttaaaacaatttattatcaAAACTTCACCAAAAGCacatttgaatttataaataatatcTCCCAGCTTTCAAGTACATATATATGAACTAACTGGTACCTCCTAGACTTAGTTACATTATATACTGTCTTTTATAATGTCCTGCATGCTTAACCAACATCTTTACTTATTCcgtgttcattttaaaaatactatTGTAAATAACTACAATTACAAAACAGgaaaattatcaaaatgaatatttttcaggAAGAAATATGAAGATCCTACTAAATCATACTTGATAGTTAAATGTCATATTACATTACCGTACCCTCACAATATATCTATGCAGTtgcaaattttataatatttttacagtACATTGTGTATTAAGTACTATTCTAGCTTTGTTACCAAATTAACACCttcaaataaatatgttaaaaaatttatttaaaatagtgAAGATATCTGAAGACATGATTATTACTACATATTTCCTAAGACTAAACTGTAGCTCTAGTTCTCTCAAGTCTCCAATAAGGATATAACAATGGCAAAAATGTACTAGTATATTATTGCTAAAGATCTTAAGAAAAGGAAACTTTAAATCTAAATTAATATCTTCTTCcttgatgaaatatttacaaaatgtagaAACTTTATTTCTTCCCTAAGTAAAAActtcatttcttttctttaagGATTATCTTTTACTAGATCATGTGAAAGGACCAAAAATGTTGCAACACACGCTGCATATACTGATTACTTTCCAGCAATTCAGCTACAAACACAAGTTTCTGACACAGTTTTAACACATTATATGATAATTTCTTGGTCTCCAATTTCTTCCTCTGATGGCAGTTCAATTTGATCTGGCGGTACCAAATATGGGTCAATTAAAGGTAGCCCAGCCTTTTCTCTTCTGTCTATTTCTAAGTATGCTTCTCGTACAGCCCATTCtctcaaactgaaaaaaaaatacatgtcattAAAATGCATGAAAGCTGATTAATAAACTTGATGCAATGGACATCAAATTTATTTGCGAATCATTTCAAATCTGCCACTGGAAACTGCAACTTATGAGTAAAAATTCTTCTCATTATATAGAGCAATACAACAACACTTCTTACATGAACgcacacacaaaaaataaagCAGACCTAAAACTTTCAAGCATGCTAAATTATAATAAATGagattttgattttattgataaggagatttttttttgcacattttttaaTAAGAGTCTAGCAGTACAAAATGATTCCTATAAtcaacccccacccccccccccccccccccacacaaagTTTGCTCAGAGAGTAATTAACACAGAATTACAGAACTGTGTGTGTAGTGAAAGAATCACCCTGaccataggtatgaagttaaaaggCTTTCAAAAGCATATACAAAAGTtcattttatttctcaaaaataaatacatttataatactTTAACCAAAAGTGCTTAATTAAAAGCaattaatcttttttatttgaagaacAATTTTGTGATCAATGAAATGTTAAACTGCTCTTGGACATGtggagcagaaacatcaaagaaACATAACGTACATGTCTTAGAATACTTTCTTTTTGGatgtaattcattttaaaagtaaCATAATCTGGATTGGCAAACACTGTTTCAATATACTGTCTGCTAAAAACGAAGAAGAACGGAACAGTCTAGTACCCTTCAAATAAACACTAACAGAATGCAATTATTTAAGCCTTGACAAGAAATCAAACCCACAACCTCTAACACTTAGGTTGACACTACCACATCTCTTATAACAGCAGGTTCTATATACAGCTAGTCCGTGTATGttcacccttatactctaccagACTACATAACGtgaactaaaataattttgtgacaAAGACATGTTCACAGTATTCCGGACCACCAATGTATTGACTGTTAGCTAACTGCacttttcatttaaacaaaaaagataaGGTTTCCAACATTTTTAATCAGTAAAATCTGCCTAAATTTCTCTCATGTTTTCTGGCAGTACTAGTGAAATATACCTtccactgaatcttttatatttgtcCCTTTAGCAGTAGGCAAATTGCGAAGACAGCGACCTTTTTCcagatttcaacaatttttattagGATTTCAATCATttggaaattacagttacaaccTAACTATCTCCCTGCAATACCCAAATTCATTAGTAGAATCTGACAATCAGTATTAGGAATTtataagatcgactgtcattcattcattctttacATGTACTCATTACTGTTGACAGTATACACAAAAGTCCATTAATGAAACCAAAGTACATAAAGAACTCTTAGTACAGTCTCTTATTTATAGTTGCAATTTTATTATCAtaccagctgttgtaacacaacatATAATTGTTCAGGAATCAGGACTAGCCTTTGGTTCAGCTTTTCACTGTTGACTAAATACAATCATTATAATAAGACACTGAAGTGTAATGTAACCACACAACCAAGGCGGGTTAAGTTTAACAGTTTTAATTTAAGACAAACATATTGGCTTTTACAGAGCCTTCTTCGCATACAATTATGTACAAATATACTGTAGAGGCGTAACAATGCCGGGCTATTAAGCATTGTTGCATGACGTTTTTGtgaaaaagattaaaataaaCAAGGTTACTGATGATCAAGATGCCATCACACAATAACAAAACCTTTAAATACACTAGTTAACCATTTGGTATCACCTATTGTCACCTTATCATGGCAAGTGTGTGGCTTGTTAGACACTAACTTTTATATGCCTGTAATTACCGATGTTTGCCACTGGCACTGCAAATACTCATTTTGCAAATCATGTAAGAATAATAGGCAGACAAAACAAATCACACATTGGGAGACATACCTGtaataataattctaaaattCCTTTATTCTAAAAAGCATGACTTAACTTACCTAAAATCTGGGGCATATGCAATTAAAAATGAGCCTGCACATATTACAACTGTGAAGAAAGCAAAGTTGGTGAGGTTCATGTTAAAGGTGTCACTTTCTCTGTCGTACTGATCCCAACCATAGGACTGCCAGTTCTGAAAAGAAACAATAACAGTGAAGAATAATAATTTCCTTGACACTGGGAAACTTTAACTCCTTAGAAAACTTTATTCCAAGCTTTCAtggaacaagagctcgtagaacacgaaatgccccccttgatgcattcagtaattgcacaaggaacataagttatttggtcactgtacacacaAGTTCTCCTGTTTTGGgtcaatgttaccttgacctttgacctattgacctcaaaatcaataggggtcatctgctggtcatgaccaacctccctatcaagtttcgtgatcctaggccaaagcattctcaagttatcgtccggaaatagTTTAACtattccggatcactgtgaccttgacctttgacctactgacctcaaattcaataggggtcatttgctagtcataaccaacctccctatcaagtttcgtgatcctacaTGTaagtccaagcgttctcaagttatcgtcgggaaacagtttaactatttcgggtcactgtgaccttgatctttgacctactgaccccaaaatcaataggggcatttgctggtcatgattaacatccctattaactttcatgatcctaggcccaagcgttcttgagttatcatccagaaaccgtttaactgttcctggtcactgtgaccttgacctttgacctactgaactcaaaatcaataggggtcatctgcaggtcatgaccaacctccctattaactttcatgatcctaggcccaagcgtgcttgagttaacatccggaaactgtttaactgttcctggtcactgtgacctttacctttgaccaactgacctcaaaatcaataggggtcatctgctggtcatgaccaacctccctatcaactttcatgatcctaggcccaagctttcttgagttaccatccagaaacagtttaacagttccaggtcactgtgaccttgacctttgacctagtaatctcaaaatcaataaaaaatagatgtcatctgctggttatgaccaacctccatatcaactttcatgatcctaggctcaagcgttcttgagttatcatccggaaatggattggtctacatacagaccaacagacatctgcaaaacaatatacccctccttcttcgaaggggggcataaaaatacatgaTTGGCGGTGGCTAGGGGTTCAGTAACTGTACCTCTAGACCTGGAGTCTAGAGGTTCTGTAATGAATAAGAAATCTGAGAACggtatttacaaagaggagactatatttcaaaagtttgctctcgttttcttcttgatttatatacattgtgacagaaaacattaatatttaacaaataatcaagacctcagagtggtttatcgt includes these proteins:
- the LOC123529985 gene encoding NADH dehydrogenase [ubiquinone] 1 beta subcomplex subunit 11, mitochondrial-like, whose product is MATLQRLARPCRQIFKNYARTRVPIYSCRSISTSDKNKDIASTANEALVEKSQELKDLEAHFGDADPNKLKNWQSYGWDQYDRESDTFNMNLTNFAFFTVVICAGSFLIAYAPDFSLREWAVREAYLEIDRREKAGLPLIDPYLVPPDQIELPSEEEIGDQEIII